The Saccharopolyspora gloriosae genome window below encodes:
- a CDS encoding glycoside hydrolase family 172 protein yields the protein MVADSGHGPTQAAAQGSAQQRAADKGSVGWDTYREPDGLAQLRGSEQTGQFSSFARDGSNDDGFEGTFSCLRESDRGCVIAERAGAGEISSIWFTREPWGDVTGTGNIVIELDGRTVLDAPLIDVVSGRVGAPFEWPLVGNADDSAGGAVIKVPMPYRESMRVTVQNNPNFYHVDYRSFGDAEGVDTFDPSDPAEDVLARLRMFGVADPKGTDPEAQPTRRDFGVVPGTAAPVAQIEGPGQINELRLRIPQIVPSPRVVDDGRAFGAGGGSRFDAAVAPDNEGVRIVRRSDPQVADQVATLSVDGAPAGEWRSGPAAPGGWAVQAIDVPAELTAGKSSVEVASRFVSSSLDVNEFRYDVQSLVDGEWVRTDVLDVGPAHPGEEAAHGYRIDNAVFAREKLLGRYGFSPEEVTASEHVLESARLRITFDGKTTVDAPIGEFFGSGLGEYDVRSMMTSIDPGDGGWYTSWWPMPFSQSATVEIVNGGGVPIEGMTAEVSTAPKDVDENTGYFNATHHRGRTVEGQDWNFLDAKGSGTFYGVTHTMRGLIPPNAAATHRNQPLSMPETNAVANQRNYLEGDERFYVNGSASPAWHGTGSEDYYESGWYFRDGTTFSMPLAGNPAHELNGDGCQYDCTGAYRLQVPDAMPFNDGLIADIEHGPNNDEPGDYSSTAYWYGGHPVSQEKVDDLDLSDRGSRDSHGYEAGGETVEPLQSRFEGTDVERSGQVAASTGPVSFDVELGEDNAGAHLRRLSDQAQAYQQVEVRVDGESAGTWLQPLGNGTHRWLDDGFELPAALTEGKGKVRVELIPVQGAPPWTASRYEVFQY from the coding sequence ATGGTCGCTGATTCCGGCCACGGCCCGACGCAGGCCGCCGCTCAGGGTTCGGCGCAGCAGCGCGCGGCGGACAAGGGCAGCGTCGGCTGGGACACCTACCGCGAGCCGGACGGTCTGGCCCAGCTGCGCGGCTCGGAGCAGACGGGCCAGTTCTCCAGCTTCGCCCGCGACGGCAGCAACGACGACGGTTTCGAAGGCACCTTCTCCTGCCTGCGCGAGAGCGACCGCGGCTGCGTGATCGCGGAACGGGCCGGTGCGGGCGAGATCTCCTCGATCTGGTTCACCCGCGAACCGTGGGGCGACGTGACCGGCACCGGCAACATCGTGATCGAGCTGGACGGCCGCACGGTGCTCGACGCCCCGCTGATCGACGTGGTCAGCGGCCGGGTCGGCGCGCCGTTCGAATGGCCGCTGGTCGGCAACGCCGACGATTCGGCGGGCGGCGCGGTGATCAAGGTGCCGATGCCGTACCGCGAGTCGATGCGGGTGACGGTGCAGAACAACCCGAACTTCTACCACGTGGACTACCGCTCCTTCGGCGACGCGGAGGGCGTGGACACCTTCGACCCGTCGGACCCCGCCGAGGACGTGCTGGCGCGGCTGCGGATGTTCGGCGTCGCGGACCCGAAGGGCACCGACCCGGAGGCGCAGCCGACCCGCCGCGACTTCGGCGTCGTCCCGGGCACGGCGGCTCCGGTGGCGCAGATCGAGGGGCCTGGGCAGATCAACGAGCTGCGGCTGCGCATCCCGCAGATCGTGCCGAGCCCGCGGGTCGTCGACGACGGTCGCGCGTTCGGCGCGGGCGGCGGCAGCCGGTTCGACGCGGCGGTGGCCCCGGACAACGAGGGCGTGCGCATCGTGCGCCGCTCCGACCCGCAGGTCGCCGACCAGGTGGCCACCCTCAGCGTGGACGGCGCCCCCGCGGGTGAGTGGCGCAGCGGTCCGGCGGCGCCGGGCGGTTGGGCGGTGCAGGCGATCGACGTGCCCGCCGAGCTCACCGCGGGCAAGTCCTCGGTGGAGGTCGCGAGCCGGTTCGTGTCCTCGTCGCTGGACGTCAACGAGTTCCGCTACGACGTGCAGAGCCTGGTCGACGGCGAGTGGGTGCGCACCGACGTGCTCGACGTGGGCCCCGCCCATCCCGGTGAGGAGGCGGCGCACGGCTACCGCATCGACAACGCGGTGTTCGCGCGGGAGAAGCTGCTGGGCCGCTACGGCTTCAGCCCCGAGGAGGTGACCGCCTCGGAGCACGTGCTGGAATCGGCGCGGTTGCGCATCACCTTCGACGGCAAGACGACGGTGGACGCCCCCATCGGCGAGTTCTTCGGCTCCGGCCTCGGTGAGTACGACGTCCGCAGCATGATGACGTCGATCGATCCGGGCGACGGCGGTTGGTACACCTCGTGGTGGCCGATGCCGTTCAGCCAGAGCGCGACCGTGGAGATCGTCAACGGCGGCGGCGTGCCGATCGAGGGCATGACGGCGGAGGTCTCGACGGCGCCGAAGGACGTCGACGAGAACACCGGCTACTTCAACGCCACGCACCACCGCGGCCGGACCGTGGAGGGCCAGGACTGGAACTTCCTGGACGCGAAGGGCTCGGGCACGTTCTACGGCGTGACGCACACGATGCGCGGCCTGATCCCGCCGAACGCGGCGGCCACGCACCGCAACCAGCCGTTGTCGATGCCGGAGACGAACGCGGTCGCCAACCAGCGCAACTACTTGGAGGGCGACGAGCGGTTCTACGTCAACGGTTCGGCGAGCCCGGCGTGGCACGGCACCGGCAGCGAGGACTACTACGAGTCGGGCTGGTACTTCCGCGACGGCACGACGTTCTCGATGCCGCTGGCCGGCAACCCGGCGCACGAGCTCAACGGTGACGGCTGCCAGTACGACTGCACGGGCGCGTACCGCTTGCAGGTGCCGGACGCGATGCCGTTCAACGACGGCCTGATCGCGGACATCGAGCACGGTCCGAACAACGACGAGCCGGGCGACTACAGCTCGACGGCGTACTGGTACGGCGGGCATCCGGTGTCGCAGGAGAAGGTCGACGACCTCGACCTGTCGGACCGCGGCAGCCGCGATTCGCACGGTTATGAGGCGGGCGGCGAGACGGTCGAGCCGTTGCAGTCCCGCTTCGAGGGAACCGATGTGGAGCGCAGCGGCCAGGTGGCGGCGTCGACGGGTCCGGTGAGCTTCGACGTGGAGCTCGGCGAGGACAACGCGGGTGCCCACTTGCGCAGGCTCAGCGATCAAGCGCAGGCCTACCAGCAGGTGGAGGTGCGGGTCGACGGCGAGTCGGCGGGCACCTGGTTGCAGCCCTTGGGCAACGGCACGCACCGCTGGCTGGACGACGGTTTCGAGCTGCCCGCCGCGCTGACGGAGGGCAAGGGCAAGGTGCGGGTGGAACTGATCCCGGTGCAGGGCGCCCCGCCGTGGACGGCTTCGCGGTACGAGGTGTTCCAGTACTGA
- a CDS encoding Scr1 family TA system antitoxin-like transcriptional regulator, with protein sequence MTNPGPVIRRLELGLELRRMREAAGVEPKEIADLLRWDVSKVSKLENGARTISAAELDRIAERCGVDGDRTERIHQLAKEARKRGSYGRVQDWARSYVGMESVAGELLIHYGDMIPGILQTKAYAETLLKQAISVRPEDVGRIADSRVARRARLTSPNPPELSVVLGEPAIRGVVGNGEVMREQLDVLLDVAKLKHVTLQVLPLSDWAHLALGSPFTILNLAEPEKTILYLEGLTNADYLAGPQHLKSYTVAFNRLRVAALSESASAELIRDALGKLE encoded by the coding sequence GTGACGAACCCGGGGCCGGTCATCCGCAGGCTCGAACTCGGCTTGGAACTGCGCAGGATGCGTGAAGCGGCCGGAGTGGAGCCGAAGGAGATCGCCGACCTGCTGCGCTGGGACGTCTCCAAGGTGTCCAAGCTGGAGAACGGTGCCCGCACGATCTCCGCCGCCGAGCTGGACCGGATCGCCGAGCGCTGCGGTGTCGACGGCGACCGGACCGAACGCATCCACCAGCTGGCGAAGGAAGCGCGCAAGCGCGGCAGCTACGGGCGGGTGCAGGACTGGGCACGGTCATACGTGGGCATGGAATCGGTGGCCGGCGAACTGCTGATCCACTACGGCGACATGATCCCGGGCATCTTGCAGACGAAGGCCTACGCCGAAACATTGCTCAAGCAGGCGATCTCCGTGCGACCGGAGGACGTGGGGCGGATCGCGGACAGTCGCGTCGCTCGCCGCGCGCGGCTCACCTCGCCGAATCCTCCGGAGTTGTCGGTCGTCCTGGGCGAACCGGCGATTCGCGGTGTCGTGGGAAACGGCGAGGTCATGCGCGAACAGCTCGACGTGCTGCTGGACGTGGCGAAGCTGAAGCACGTGACGTTGCAGGTCCTGCCGCTGTCCGACTGGGCGCACCTGGCGTTGGGATCGCCGTTCACCATCCTCAACCTCGCCGAGCCGGAGAAGACGATCCTCTACCTGGAGGGTCTGACGAACGCGGATTATCTTGCTGGTCCGCAACACCTCAAGTCCTATACCGTTGCGTTCAACCGTTTGAGGGTCGCAGCGCTCAGCGAGTCCGCTTCGGCCGAGCTCATCCGGGACGCACTCGGGAAGCTCGAATAG
- a CDS encoding DUF397 domain-containing protein, with the protein MTAQDTPAVNWRKSTRSNANGGACVEVALSADRSAVRDSKLGATGPILNFDANAFGAFLGAVKAGRLDG; encoded by the coding sequence GTGACCGCCCAGGACACACCGGCCGTGAACTGGCGGAAGTCCACCCGCAGCAACGCCAACGGCGGAGCGTGCGTCGAGGTCGCGTTATCCGCCGACCGCTCCGCGGTCCGCGACTCCAAACTCGGCGCCACCGGCCCGATCCTGAACTTCGACGCGAACGCGTTCGGCGCCTTCCTCGGGGCCGTGAAAGCGGGCCGGCTCGACGGCTGA
- a CDS encoding YbaB/EbfC family nucleoid-associated protein — protein MDQRWQLNEEDLEPEAARNSERSDSADDLLRGRDPAGVVTVHVTDTGEFRSVELASGWKGTTDPRSLSTHVVAAANDATMRAATAQAELVQSAPPEAPAKPVEGIAASDEPITAADAMQLINAVSADLEAFNQRMTDAVGAMVSGQSSGGHVRGTSKQGQILDLVIDATWCSAARNSEIERELADVLRVLRSKTSPGDVANGPQSPAISQLFALASDPQRFLRRLGFVTDPPKGP, from the coding sequence GTGGATCAACGGTGGCAGCTGAACGAGGAAGATCTAGAGCCCGAGGCGGCCCGGAACTCCGAGCGATCGGACTCGGCGGACGACCTGCTCCGCGGCCGGGACCCGGCGGGTGTCGTCACGGTCCACGTGACCGACACCGGCGAGTTCCGCTCGGTCGAGCTGGCCTCCGGCTGGAAGGGCACGACTGATCCGCGCAGCCTGTCCACGCACGTCGTAGCCGCCGCGAACGACGCGACCATGCGAGCGGCGACGGCACAGGCCGAGCTCGTGCAATCCGCTCCGCCAGAGGCCCCGGCGAAGCCGGTCGAAGGCATCGCCGCCTCCGATGAGCCGATCACGGCCGCGGACGCGATGCAGCTCATCAACGCCGTGTCCGCTGACCTGGAGGCGTTCAACCAGCGGATGACCGACGCCGTCGGCGCGATGGTGTCCGGCCAGAGCAGCGGCGGCCACGTCCGGGGAACGTCGAAACAAGGCCAGATCCTGGACCTCGTCATCGACGCGACCTGGTGCAGCGCCGCGCGCAACAGCGAGATCGAACGCGAACTCGCCGACGTCCTACGAGTCCTGCGCAGCAAAACCTCCCCGGGCGATGTGGCCAACGGACCGCAGAGTCCGGCGATCTCCCAACTGTTCGCGCTGGCGAGCGACCCGCAGCGATTCCTCCGCCGCCTCGGCTTCGTCACCGACCCCCCGAAGGGACCCTGA
- a CDS encoding DUF3558 domain-containing protein: MKIWNSSAVRLLSLLASSAILVSGCAIGDQAGGDGSQSTVPNEKPSEVKDPREASGASPCDLLKAGDAQAMGLEPTGEVTPNQLDPTMPDSCEWQSPGGETSVALSAIPGRSIQQYRESAASYVDFAEMEIAGHPAVQANNAPPESGSCGIYLATKDDQILFSFAFDTPPGEKFDPCSYAKGALERSVPGLPSAK, encoded by the coding sequence ATGAAGATCTGGAATTCGTCTGCGGTGCGCCTCCTGTCCTTGCTGGCGTCGTCGGCGATCCTTGTCTCTGGCTGCGCTATTGGAGATCAAGCCGGGGGTGATGGCTCTCAGTCGACGGTGCCGAATGAGAAGCCGTCGGAAGTCAAGGATCCGCGCGAAGCCTCGGGGGCGAGTCCGTGTGACCTTTTGAAAGCTGGCGACGCTCAAGCTATGGGGTTGGAGCCGACGGGTGAGGTCACACCGAATCAGCTGGACCCGACGATGCCGGACTCGTGTGAGTGGCAGTCTCCTGGTGGGGAGACCTCGGTCGCGTTGAGCGCTATCCCTGGGCGTTCCATTCAGCAGTATCGGGAGTCTGCGGCGAGTTATGTCGACTTCGCTGAGATGGAGATCGCCGGGCATCCTGCGGTGCAAGCGAATAACGCTCCGCCGGAATCGGGTAGTTGTGGAATCTATCTCGCCACCAAGGATGATCAGATCTTGTTTTCCTTTGCGTTTGACACTCCCCCAGGTGAGAAGTTTGATCCGTGCTCGTATGCGAAGGGTGCACTCGAGCGGTCTGTTCCCGGTCTTCCTTCGGCGAAGTGA
- a CDS encoding ESX secretion-associated protein EspG, whose protein sequence is MSRGRMSISPLAAAYLCERFDSHIHPLLRVGRLAGEPTEDERTRASRAGSQDLARLGYLERDDLHPFLDDAWQLLTKPPLAVGVAVHAKRGTSFNAVCVEQGRATVQAYQADGENNDDLQDIVLSRQEYGGPAGNAVELIGDLTPGRGGTASVPTEVLDNATKRRRNNPNGTLLSALTGAGVKSADARVLATVLTAERELDGVFTARSHDRRVGRTRRPPYSVSFFTGADGCYLTQKREGGDGRQWFTVAPADRRKLTAKIDEMLRTVALPAVR, encoded by the coding sequence ATGAGCCGAGGCAGAATGTCGATCAGCCCGCTCGCCGCCGCCTACCTGTGCGAGCGGTTCGACAGCCACATCCACCCGCTGCTGCGGGTGGGGCGGCTGGCGGGCGAACCCACCGAGGACGAGCGCACCCGCGCTTCCCGCGCGGGCAGCCAGGACTTGGCGCGCCTCGGGTACCTGGAACGCGATGATCTGCATCCGTTCCTGGACGACGCGTGGCAGCTGCTGACCAAACCGCCGCTGGCGGTGGGGGTGGCGGTGCACGCCAAGCGAGGCACCTCGTTCAACGCGGTCTGCGTCGAACAGGGCCGCGCCACGGTGCAGGCGTACCAAGCCGACGGTGAGAACAACGATGACCTGCAGGACATCGTGCTCAGCAGGCAGGAGTACGGCGGCCCGGCGGGCAACGCGGTGGAGCTGATCGGCGATCTGACCCCGGGGCGCGGCGGAACGGCGAGCGTGCCGACCGAAGTGCTCGACAACGCCACCAAGCGCAGGCGCAACAACCCGAACGGGACGTTGCTCAGCGCGCTCACCGGTGCGGGGGTGAAGAGCGCCGACGCGCGAGTGCTGGCGACGGTGCTCACCGCCGAACGCGAGCTGGACGGGGTGTTCACCGCGCGCAGCCACGACCGGCGAGTCGGACGCACGCGCCGGCCGCCGTACTCGGTGTCGTTCTTCACCGGCGCGGACGGTTGCTACCTGACGCAGAAGCGCGAAGGCGGCGACGGGCGGCAGTGGTTCACCGTGGCCCCCGCCGACCGGCGCAAGCTCACCGCGAAGATCGACGAAATGCTCCGGACGGTGGCGCTGCCCGCCGTCCGGTGA
- a CDS encoding substrate-binding domain-containing protein, producing MATISDVAARAGVSTATVSRALNGKSTVDPELAARVAAAADELGYRPNGPARNLRKQETAVLALIISDVENPFFTAISRGVEDVAHAAGFSVVLCNSDDDPAKEREYLDVALQERVAGVLLSPTGREEGAALLRAHATPIVALDRPLPGGGDTVLVNSGSAAKNATLHLAEQGYVRIGCLTGPSGMPTADARLNGYREGLEAAGLADLGLVRHTEFRAAGARRAARQLLDQDEPPDALLVANNAMVVGVLETLGELGLRAGRDVGVIAFDDAPWATLLDPPLSVVSQPAYDMGSLGAQLLLRRIGGDRGEPTTRTLSAHLVARGSTERST from the coding sequence GTGGCGACGATCAGTGACGTGGCGGCCAGGGCCGGCGTGTCCACCGCGACGGTCTCCCGCGCGCTCAACGGCAAGAGCACCGTGGATCCGGAGCTGGCCGCGCGGGTCGCGGCGGCGGCCGACGAGCTCGGCTACCGCCCGAACGGACCGGCCCGCAACCTGCGCAAGCAGGAGACGGCGGTCCTCGCGCTGATCATCTCGGACGTGGAGAACCCGTTCTTCACCGCGATCTCCCGAGGTGTGGAGGACGTCGCGCACGCCGCCGGCTTCTCGGTCGTGCTGTGCAACTCGGACGACGATCCGGCGAAGGAACGCGAGTACTTGGACGTGGCGCTGCAGGAGCGCGTCGCGGGCGTCCTGCTGTCCCCGACCGGCCGGGAGGAGGGTGCCGCGCTGCTGCGCGCGCACGCGACCCCGATCGTCGCGCTGGACCGGCCGCTGCCGGGAGGCGGGGACACGGTCCTGGTGAACAGCGGCAGCGCGGCGAAGAACGCCACGCTGCACTTGGCGGAGCAGGGCTACGTCCGGATCGGCTGCCTCACCGGTCCGAGCGGCATGCCCACCGCGGACGCGCGCCTCAACGGGTACCGGGAGGGCTTGGAAGCGGCGGGGCTCGCGGACTTGGGCTTGGTCCGGCACACGGAGTTCCGCGCGGCCGGCGCCCGGCGCGCGGCGCGGCAGCTGCTGGACCAGGACGAGCCGCCGGACGCGTTGCTGGTCGCGAACAACGCGATGGTGGTGGGCGTGCTGGAAACGCTCGGCGAGCTGGGCCTGCGGGCGGGCCGCGACGTGGGCGTGATCGCGTTCGACGACGCGCCGTGGGCCACGTTGCTGGATCCGCCGTTGAGCGTGGTCTCCCAGCCCGCCTACGACATGGGTTCGCTGGGGGCGCAGTTGTTGCTGCGCCGCATCGGTGGTGACCGGGGTGAGCCGACCACGCGAACGTTGTCGGCTCACCTCGTCGCGCGCGGCAGCACCGAGCGCTCCACCTGA